A window of the Synchiropus splendidus isolate RoL2022-P1 chromosome 6, RoL_Sspl_1.0, whole genome shotgun sequence genome harbors these coding sequences:
- the lmcd1 gene encoding LIM and cysteine-rich domains protein 1 isoform X2: MSVRSTPAGRPARCLICKDKCLGLQEHSWRKACTVCGCNTVDHVPGTDADDDQRMGRLLADSPCAHLTAKVKGGGGLRMYKRNRMIVTNPVVSRKDPTFNTTTYDWAPASLSQKLAMRYMELLPKNQRPVSGTEGALRRRRQLLSQLPVYDLDPMKCQSLGSEDEISSMLLFVQHYKREVLGVGEVGLPGEGGALIQAANQRAAKDAQELAGDSWDEHPGTNNNTASDADKQYMCSGCHGVISSEIPVVFAERAGYKEAIWHPTCFVCWQCKEGLVDLVYFWSNQKLLCGRHYCQSIRPRCSGCDELIFTASFHTASDGQTWHPHHYCCWRCGQNLDTPCQH; this comes from the exons ATGAGTGTTCGCTCTACACCAGCAGGACGTCCAGCACGGTGCCTCATCTGTAAAGACAAATGCTTGGGGCTTCAGGAACATTCTTGGAG GAAAGCCTGTACGGTTTGTGGCTGCAACACGGTCGACCATGTTCCTGGCACCGATGCTGACGACGACCAAAGAATGGGCCGCCTGCTCGCAGACTCACCCTGCGCTCACCTGACGGCCAAGGTCAAAGGTGGTGGGGGCCTCCGCATGTACAAGAGGAACCGCATGATCGTCACCAACCCGGTGGTGTCGCGCAAAGACCCGACATTCAACACCACCACTTACGACTGGGCGCCAGCAAGCCTCAGCCAGAAGCTT GCTATGAGGTACATGGAACTCCTGCCAAAGAACCAGCGTCCAGTATCCGGCACTGAGGGGGCTCTGCGGCGTCGCAGGCAGCTCCTCAGCCAACTTCCTGTCTACGACCTGGACCCCATGAAGTGCCAGAGTCTGGGCAGCGAGGATGAG ATCTCCTCCATGCTGCTCTTTGTCCAGCACTACAAGCGGGAGGTGTTGGGGGTTGGCGAGGTGGGCTTACCTGGCGAGGGCGGAGCCCTGATCCaagcagccaatcagagagcAGCCAAAGATGCCCAAGAGCTTGCCGGTGACAGCTGGGATGAGCATCCGGGAACCAACAATAACACTGCTTCTGATGCGGACAAGCAATAT ATGTGCAGCGGTTGTCATGGGGTCATTTCCAGTGAGATTCCAGTTGTATTTGCTGAGCGTGCAGGTTATAAGGAGGCCATCTGGCACCCCACCTGCTTCGTGTGCTGGCAGTGTAAAGAGGGTCTGGTGGACCTGGTCTACTTCTGGTCCAATCAGAAGCTGCTCTGCGGACGACACTACTGCCAGAGCATCCGGCCACGCTGCAGCGGCTGTGATGAG CTGATCTTCACCGCCTCGTTCCACACGGCGAGCGACGGACAAACCTGGCATCCTCATCATTACTGCTGCTGGAGATGTGGACAGAACCTGGACACACCCTGTCAGCATTGA
- the lmcd1 gene encoding LIM and cysteine-rich domains protein 1 isoform X1, whose amino-acid sequence MCFLSQMSVRSTPAGRPARCLICKDKCLGLQEHSWRKACTVCGCNTVDHVPGTDADDDQRMGRLLADSPCAHLTAKVKGGGGLRMYKRNRMIVTNPVVSRKDPTFNTTTYDWAPASLSQKLAMRYMELLPKNQRPVSGTEGALRRRRQLLSQLPVYDLDPMKCQSLGSEDEISSMLLFVQHYKREVLGVGEVGLPGEGGALIQAANQRAAKDAQELAGDSWDEHPGTNNNTASDADKQYMCSGCHGVISSEIPVVFAERAGYKEAIWHPTCFVCWQCKEGLVDLVYFWSNQKLLCGRHYCQSIRPRCSGCDELIFTASFHTASDGQTWHPHHYCCWRCGQNLDTPCQH is encoded by the exons atgtgttttctgtctcAGATGAGTGTTCGCTCTACACCAGCAGGACGTCCAGCACGGTGCCTCATCTGTAAAGACAAATGCTTGGGGCTTCAGGAACATTCTTGGAG GAAAGCCTGTACGGTTTGTGGCTGCAACACGGTCGACCATGTTCCTGGCACCGATGCTGACGACGACCAAAGAATGGGCCGCCTGCTCGCAGACTCACCCTGCGCTCACCTGACGGCCAAGGTCAAAGGTGGTGGGGGCCTCCGCATGTACAAGAGGAACCGCATGATCGTCACCAACCCGGTGGTGTCGCGCAAAGACCCGACATTCAACACCACCACTTACGACTGGGCGCCAGCAAGCCTCAGCCAGAAGCTT GCTATGAGGTACATGGAACTCCTGCCAAAGAACCAGCGTCCAGTATCCGGCACTGAGGGGGCTCTGCGGCGTCGCAGGCAGCTCCTCAGCCAACTTCCTGTCTACGACCTGGACCCCATGAAGTGCCAGAGTCTGGGCAGCGAGGATGAG ATCTCCTCCATGCTGCTCTTTGTCCAGCACTACAAGCGGGAGGTGTTGGGGGTTGGCGAGGTGGGCTTACCTGGCGAGGGCGGAGCCCTGATCCaagcagccaatcagagagcAGCCAAAGATGCCCAAGAGCTTGCCGGTGACAGCTGGGATGAGCATCCGGGAACCAACAATAACACTGCTTCTGATGCGGACAAGCAATAT ATGTGCAGCGGTTGTCATGGGGTCATTTCCAGTGAGATTCCAGTTGTATTTGCTGAGCGTGCAGGTTATAAGGAGGCCATCTGGCACCCCACCTGCTTCGTGTGCTGGCAGTGTAAAGAGGGTCTGGTGGACCTGGTCTACTTCTGGTCCAATCAGAAGCTGCTCTGCGGACGACACTACTGCCAGAGCATCCGGCCACGCTGCAGCGGCTGTGATGAG CTGATCTTCACCGCCTCGTTCCACACGGCGAGCGACGGACAAACCTGGCATCCTCATCATTACTGCTGCTGGAGATGTGGACAGAACCTGGACACACCCTGTCAGCATTGA